The DNA sequence CTTGGTGGCATGATCGGGGCGCATCTCTTCTCAGTGCTCTTCTACTTCCCATCAAAGCTTCGGGAAGACCCTTGGCTGCTGCTCCGTTTGTGGGAGGACATCAGCTCGTTCGGCGGGATGGTGGGAGGGTTGGCCGGTGCGCTGCTGTTCTTCGCTACGCGGATGCGAGAGAGCACCTGGACACATCGTCTCGCTTACCTGGATGTCGTGGCGTTTGTCTTCCCTGGGTCACTCGCGATCGGGCGCATCGGCTGCGCACTTGCGCATGATCACCCGGGTTCAATCAGCGCCTTCCCGCTTGCCATCAGCCTTGAGAGCAGAGATGCTCAGGCGTTTTACGCGAGTAGTGGGAAATCACTGCCAGCTGATGCCGCACTGCTGGGCTTCCATGATCTCGGGCTCTACGAACTGCTGTACCTTTCGCTCGTCATACTGCCGCTGTTCTGGTACTTCGATCGCCGTTCCCGACCTGCCGGCTTCTATCTCGCAGCGTTCGGCGCACTTTACTTGCCCGTCCGGTTTGGGTTTGACATGCTTCGTGTTGCCGATGCGCGCTATGCCGGCTTGACGCCGGCGCAGTGGCTGGCGGCGCTTATGCTCTTTGCGCTGCCACTGGTGACCCTCGGCCGTCGCACGCTTGCGTATGCAATTGGCGGTACGGTGCTGCTTACTACGCTTTGGGCGTGCTGGAGCGGCTCCTAGTTCCGTCGCCGGTCTCTCGATCTTGCGGTTTGCCGCGCGCGGCCTCCAATTGAGGCCATCTCAGCAGAACGCCAATGTTCGGCAATTGGTCCCCCATAGATCGGAGCTACAGAGTGTCGTATTCAGCAGTGGCTTTACTCGTCGTGTCCTCGTTCTGGCCGCACACGTTACAGGATCCCCGGCCTTGCGCCAATACCGTCGTGGTGGAGACTGACACCACTGTTCAACGTGCTGGGTCTGACAAGGACACGTTGCTGAGATGGTCATCGGGCGGCACAGGGCCGGAGTATCCCACGCAGCTTCGGTCGCAAGGTCTCATGGGTCGCGTAGTGGCTCGATTTGCCGTGGATACGAACGGGCGGGTCATGCCGGGAACTGCGGCCATCGTCTCTGAAACGCACCGCGAGTTCGGTCAATCGGTGTGTCAGTTTCTCAAGCGAGCGCGGTTTCAACCGGTGCCTGTCGATGGCCGCAAGCGGACTGTGACGGTCGCTGCAGCCCCGTTCGAGTTCTCCATCAGGTAATCGCACGTCGGTCGTGTCGAGTCTGGCACCAACCTGCCCGCCGTATCTCTCCATTCAGCAGAGGATCACACAATGATTTCAGAATCCGTTACCCCCATGACCGAAGGCCGAGTCTTCCGCGTGACGCTCACGCATGGCGACCAGTTCGAGTCGTACCTCGGCGTGTACGTGCGTGTCGACATCGGCAACGGCGTGGTGCACATCTTCAGTCAGGACGCGCAGGCGCACTACCTGACCATCCCACTCGGCCATGCCATCATCGAATGGCAGGATCCCTCGGCGCTGGAGCCGCAACCTCGCGCCTCGCCCTACGGATCCAAAGCGTTCGACGCGATGGAGAAGCAGCTCGAGACCATGTCCAAGGCCATGAGCGAACGCTTTGGTTGACGCAGTGGCGGTAGCCCTCGCTACCGCGACCCCCCGCGCTCAAACACCACCCGCCCGCGCGACACGGTAAGCGCCACACCACCACGCAGCAGCGCGCGTGGCTCGACACGGAACGGATCCACATCCAGCACGGTGATGTCAGCACGCTTGCCAACCGCAATGGCGCCGGCCTCCTGTTCGTCAAACCCCGCCCAGGCGCTCCACACGGTGTAGCCACGCACGGCTTCTTCCGGCGTCATGCGCTGAGCGGGATACCAGCCACCCGGTGGTGCGCCGCTCGTATCCTGACGCGTGATGGCGCTGTACAGGCCGTAGAACGGGCTCCAATCGGAACCGGGCAAGTCCGACGAAAACACGAGCGGCGCGCCAGCCTGTCGCAGCGTGCGCCACGCATACGCACCAGCAATGCGTTCGCTCCCCACGCGAGTCTCCGCCCAGCCCTTGTCCTCCACAGCGTGCGGCGGCTGCACCGAGGCAATCACCCCGAGCGCGGCAAAGCGCGCCATGTCCGCCGGCGACACCACCTGCGCGTGCTCCACACGATGTCGCAGCTCGCGCGCCGAGGGCACCGCGCGTGTGACGGAATCGATGAAGTCGAGTGTCGCACGGTTGCCGGCATCGCCAATGGCATGAATGCCCGCCTGGAATCCGGCACGCATGGCATCGGCCACCAGCCGCTGATCAAAGCCATAGGTACCACCGCTTACGCCACGATGACCGGGGCGGTCCGCGTAGTCGGCCAGCAGTTGCGCACCGCGCGAGCCCAGCGCACCGTCGTAGTAGGCCTTCACGGCGCGCACGCTGAGCATGCCGTTGGCCGACGTGAACGGACCGCGTGCAATCCACTGGCGAACAAGCGCCGAGTCGCGCGCACTCAGCATGGCGTACACACGCAGCGGCAGTGCATCACGCTCGGCGAGCCTCTCGAAGCTGTCCATGACATCGGGCGGCACACCGGCTTCGTGTACGCCCGTGTAGCCGGACGCATTCATCACACGCAGCGCGCGCAGCACCTGTGAGTCGCGCTGCGCCGGCGTGGGCCGCGGCACCGCGTTGTCGAGCAGCGGCACCGCACGATTGAGCACGAGGCCGGTGGGTTCGCCACTCGCATCCTTGCGGATTTCTCCGCCGTTCGGCACGGGGGTGTCGCGGGTGATGCCGGCCAGCGCGAGCGCGCGCGTGTTGGCCCACGACGCGAAGCCATGCAGGCTGCGCAGCACGACGGGGTGATCGGGCACGCGTTCCGACAGCAGGCGCTTGTCGGGATAACGATTGGCCCACGCGCCCTCGTCCCAGCCATAGCCCAGAATCCACTCGCCCTTGGGTGTCTTCGCGGCGCGCTCGGCAATGATATTCACCGCCTCCACCTCGGTGGCGACGCCGGTGAGATTCACGCGCTCGAGCGACTCGCCCAACTCGGCCACGTGCGTGTGCGCGTCAACAAGGCCCGGCAGGACCACGCCGTCGGCGAGATCCACCACGCGTGTGCTCGGACCGCTCAGCGCGAGTGCGCCGGAGTCCGTGCCGACGTAGACAATGCGCCCCTCTCGCACGGCGATGGCCGTGGCGTCATGGTGCCAACCGCTGGCCGAGTCGTAGGGCGCCTCTGGTGAGGGGCGACCATCGGTGGACGGGTCGGGCCACGCGAGGGTGTACACGCGGCCGTGGTGCAAGACGAGGTCGGCTGCGGGCGTGGAGTCAGCACTGGGGGCGCAGGCGGCCAGCAGTGGCAGCGACAGGGCAGCCACGGCGCGTGCACAAAGGCGGGATTGCGTCATGGAACAAGTATAGGCCGTCTCGGCAAAGCCGTCTCGGTCAGGCCGTCTCGGCCTTCACAGCTCGTGCGTGGGTCAGTCGCAGCGCGCTGCGCGAAGCCGTCGGGCAATGTCCTCGGGTGACGGCGCCGCGGCCGGCGCGCGAAACACGGCGAGATACTCGCCGGGCTCCATCTCGATGCGACTCAGGGGCTCGTATCCGACGGCGCGCAGTTCGCAGGTGAGAAGGGTGATGGGTGTGCCGTGTGCATCAGTGGGCGCCTCGCGGTCGAGAATGGCAAGCCGCCCGCCGGGACGCATGGACGTGGACAGCCGCGCGAGGAGTGCAAATGGCTGCGCAATCTCGTGGTACATGTGGATCATGAGTGCCACATCCACCGCAGCAGCAGGAAGCCGCGGGTCATCCTCGGTGCCCAGGACAATTTGCACGTTGCGCCAGCCGGCCCGGCGTGCGCGATTGCGCAACAGGCCCAGGTAATCGTCGCGCACATCCTGACCGTAGATCACCCCGCTGTCGCCGAGCACGGGCACCAGACGCGCGACGTAATAGCCATCGCCGGCCCCAATGTCCGCCACCGCCATGCCGGGAGTGAGCTCGAGGTGTGCAAACACGCGGGTTGCCTCACCCTGCCGGTCCCGGATGCGCTCGTCGGTCCAGCGTGGGGCAACGATGTCGCTGACCGGTCGGCGCGGCGCGGGGTAGCCGGCACTGCTACCTGTCGCTCGTGATGTCTGCGGTGTCTGGGCCGCGCTGCTGCAGCCGGCAATGCCGCTGACCAAGGCGAGGTACGCCAGGCTGCGTGCCAGCAGTGCGGACGAACGCGGGCGGATGGTGTGTGGGCGAGGTGAGGGCATGGCGATACAACGCTCATGACCGGGTAGACTGTGCCCGGGCCCGTCAGCCGTGCCGACGCCGCGACCTACTGCCGCACCACCACCCAATCACCAACTCGCGCGCCCTCGCGCAGCGTCCACCCAGGGGCCAAGGTCAGGGTCCAGCTGCCATTCGAAAGTGACGGCCTGTCCGCTGCTGGTCCGGGCACTACCACTTCGCTGGGCACGCCAGCCCCCTGCTTGAGCAGCACGCCGTTTCGCGCCACACGCAGTGTGCCCCATACGTCGGTGAATTGCCCGCTGCCATACACGGTGCCGTGCCCTGCGAGCGGAAAGGCATCGTTCGGGTTGAACGAGTAGCTGAGACTGTCCGTGGTGGGAATGCGTACCACCGGCTGTTCGACGAGACGCACACGGTGACCACGCTCCGTCTCGGCGCGCCGGGCATCCATCTCGTTTTCTTCGGCGCGGATGAGCAGACCACCATGACGCTCACTGCGCTGCAGCATGCGCGTCGTGTCCACACGCACGGTGGGATAGGCCACACGCAGCAGCTCGGCGAGGTCGCTGCCTGCATTCAGCTGCGGTCGCCACGCCATGCCTGAGCCATCGAGCAGCACGCCGTAGGCCGGGCCCGACGCGTAGGCAAAGCTCCGCACCAGCGACTCTTGTCGTTCGCGCGCCAGCATGGCCAGGGCTACACGACGCGCGAGCAGTGAATCGGCCTCACCACTCGAAGCCCAGCCGTTGTACTCGGCGAGGCCTTCATTGAGTAACAACGCCTGTTCCTCGCTCTGCGCCTGTGGGTATGTGCGCAGGCGCATGGCGCGAAAGGCCAGCGCGTCGCTCAGCGCCTGTACGCGCTGCGTGCCACTCCGCAGCAGCGCTTCAGCCAGGGCGCGCCACTCCAGTCTCGTCCAGATTCGTGCTGCTGTCGTGCCGAGGTGCACGTTGGACGGATTGGCTGCCGGCAACCTCAGTTGGTCTTGCACACGATGAAAGGACTCATGCAACAGCAGACGAACCCGCGCGCCGCGATCGGCAGGCAATGGCCACATCAGCATGGCATAGCGCGTGCCGCCAAGTGTAACGGCCGTATTGGCAATCGGTAGCGCGTCGGGCAGCGTGCCGACAAACAACGCGCCCTGCGCTAAGAGTAGCCCCGCCGAATCGGCCTGGCTGGCAACCACCTGTCGCGTGCGTGGCTCGACAAAGAGCAGCGCCCCAAGGGTGCGGACCTTCCATAACGTGTCCGTGCGCGCGGCCAGTGCCCGCACCTCGCTCACGTACTCACGCGCAAGGGTCGTGTCGATGGCCGATTGTGCGGAAGCGGGGAGTGCCGCAACAAGAAGCGCGGCGACAGGCAGCGCGAGATCACACGTGGTGCGCCCGCGCTGCGAAAGCCGCGACGTACTCATCGCGGGCTGCGTCCCGACCACGCAATGCTATCGCGAGTCGGTACGTGAATGACCAGGTCTTTTCCGTGATTGGCACCGCGCAGCCAGATGCGGTCGTCGTCCTGCGCAATGCGATCAGCGGGCAGGGCCACGCCATCCACTGTGGCGGCGACCACACGGTGCCCGGCAAACTCGAGGGTGAACGCACCGGCTGCGTCGCTGGCCGAGATGGTGAGTGGGGCATGCGACGCCTGCACGCGGTTGATGAGCAGCGCGACAAGAAGCACGCTGGCCACGGTTGTGGTCACGGCAAACGTGCCCGCGCCCTGCCGCCGTCGTCTATGGCAACGCAGCACAACGGACACGAGATGTCGTGTGCTGCTCACACCGCGCTGCGCACGCAGCTCCTCGAGATCACCAAGGATCTCTTCGTGCCAGGCCGGCTCGCACAGCGTGCGGATCACACGCTCCGTCCAGATGCTCATGGCGTCCCCAATTGCGGCCGCAGTGACCAGAGTCGTGCGCGCACGGCGCGCGTCTGCTCGAGGGCACGCCGGCCATCGGCGGTGACACCGTACAGACGTTTGCGTCG is a window from the Gemmatimonas sp. UBA7669 genome containing:
- a CDS encoding prolipoprotein diacylglyceryl transferase is translated as MLPFFEQPVWSLGPLTIHAFGVSVAVAAWYGLIVGQRRFGRLALDAGLGQQLASWMLLGGMIGAHLFSVLFYFPSKLREDPWLLLRLWEDISSFGGMVGGLAGALLFFATRMRESTWTHRLAYLDVVAFVFPGSLAIGRIGCALAHDHPGSISAFPLAISLESRDAQAFYASSGKSLPADAALLGFHDLGLYELLYLSLVILPLFWYFDRRSRPAGFYLAAFGALYLPVRFGFDMLRVADARYAGLTPAQWLAALMLFALPLVTLGRRTLAYAIGGTVLLTTLWACWSGS
- a CDS encoding energy transducer TonB encodes the protein MFGNWSPIDRSYRVSYSAVALLVVSSFWPHTLQDPRPCANTVVVETDTTVQRAGSDKDTLLRWSSGGTGPEYPTQLRSQGLMGRVVARFAVDTNGRVMPGTAAIVSETHREFGQSVCQFLKRARFQPVPVDGRKRTVTVAAAPFEFSIR
- a CDS encoding amidohydrolase, producing the protein MTQSRLCARAVAALSLPLLAACAPSADSTPAADLVLHHGRVYTLAWPDPSTDGRPSPEAPYDSASGWHHDATAIAVREGRIVYVGTDSGALALSGPSTRVVDLADGVVLPGLVDAHTHVAELGESLERVNLTGVATEVEAVNIIAERAAKTPKGEWILGYGWDEGAWANRYPDKRLLSERVPDHPVVLRSLHGFASWANTRALALAGITRDTPVPNGGEIRKDASGEPTGLVLNRAVPLLDNAVPRPTPAQRDSQVLRALRVMNASGYTGVHEAGVPPDVMDSFERLAERDALPLRVYAMLSARDSALVRQWIARGPFTSANGMLSVRAVKAYYDGALGSRGAQLLADYADRPGHRGVSGGTYGFDQRLVADAMRAGFQAGIHAIGDAGNRATLDFIDSVTRAVPSARELRHRVEHAQVVSPADMARFAALGVIASVQPPHAVEDKGWAETRVGSERIAGAYAWRTLRQAGAPLVFSSDLPGSDWSPFYGLYSAITRQDTSGAPPGGWYPAQRMTPEEAVRGYTVWSAWAGFDEQEAGAIAVGKRADITVLDVDPFRVEPRALLRGGVALTVSRGRVVFERGGSR
- a CDS encoding class I SAM-dependent methyltransferase, with protein sequence MPSPRPHTIRPRSSALLARSLAYLALVSGIAGCSSAAQTPQTSRATGSSAGYPAPRRPVSDIVAPRWTDERIRDRQGEATRVFAHLELTPGMAVADIGAGDGYYVARLVPVLGDSGVIYGQDVRDDYLGLLRNRARRAGWRNVQIVLGTEDDPRLPAAAVDVALMIHMYHEIAQPFALLARLSTSMRPGGRLAILDREAPTDAHGTPITLLTCELRAVGYEPLSRIEMEPGEYLAVFRAPAAAPSPEDIARRLRAARCD